A single genomic interval of uncultured Desulfobacter sp. harbors:
- a CDS encoding CDP-archaeol synthase — protein sequence MRGHILIANLKFLILLWGINLTPVLLAYLMEEKWDTPVDGCMQFRDGRPLLGNHKTVRGVVGGILAGGAGALILNLPLWVGVLIGMLSMAGDLLNSFIKRRLGKTEGQEFPVMDQLLEGALPLVVLVLLAQVSLAGGIFLLLIFIATAHAGANFLNQVLRAEPFAGYTRRLRSRTRFREWRGCQTIGYPFHPIINIERTLYYHAFMKTVFKGLGLYAKGKQNALDIHCRKLEFVFPNLPPAFDQYTILFISDLHLDCMEGITEKAREVVHGLSPDLCILGGDYRTECWGSYSIAMENIKNLLADISPQDGIFAVLGNHDCLEMVSPLRERGVRFLINDNAVIERAGDRIWIAGVDDPYYFEGHDLDDAFMSIPKHGFSILVAHTPAIFRAAAGFGPRLYLCGHTHAGQVQIPGIGPVITHARVPRKLVYGQWQFGSMMGYTSSGLGTSGLPIRFGCRGEVALIRLKRGATQPVRPGE from the coding sequence TTGAGGGGGCACATACTGATTGCCAATCTTAAATTTTTAATTCTCCTCTGGGGAATCAACCTGACACCGGTCCTCCTGGCCTATCTCATGGAGGAAAAATGGGATACCCCGGTTGATGGGTGCATGCAGTTCCGTGATGGTCGGCCTCTTTTGGGTAACCACAAAACCGTCCGGGGGGTGGTTGGGGGGATTTTGGCCGGCGGTGCCGGCGCCCTCATCCTAAATTTGCCATTATGGGTTGGGGTGTTGATCGGGATGCTTAGCATGGCCGGGGATCTTTTGAACAGCTTTATCAAACGCCGCCTGGGCAAAACCGAGGGGCAGGAGTTCCCTGTCATGGACCAACTTCTGGAAGGGGCATTGCCCTTGGTCGTCCTGGTACTCCTTGCCCAGGTGTCCCTGGCCGGTGGGATATTCCTTCTTCTGATTTTTATTGCCACGGCCCATGCCGGTGCCAATTTCCTGAATCAGGTTTTGAGAGCAGAGCCATTTGCAGGATATACTCGACGACTGAGGTCCAGAACCCGGTTCCGGGAATGGCGTGGTTGTCAGACCATCGGGTATCCCTTTCATCCCATCATTAACATAGAACGGACTCTGTATTACCACGCTTTTATGAAAACGGTGTTCAAAGGTTTGGGGCTTTATGCAAAAGGAAAGCAGAACGCCTTGGATATCCATTGCAGGAAATTGGAGTTTGTTTTTCCCAACCTTCCTCCGGCCTTCGATCAGTATACGATATTATTCATATCCGACCTTCATCTGGACTGTATGGAGGGTATTACTGAAAAGGCCAGGGAGGTCGTGCATGGATTGAGTCCGGATCTCTGCATCCTTGGCGGGGATTACCGGACCGAATGCTGGGGTTCCTATTCTATAGCTATGGAGAACATCAAAAATCTGCTCGCCGATATCAGTCCCCAAGACGGAATTTTTGCGGTCCTGGGCAATCATGACTGCCTGGAAATGGTCAGCCCTCTGCGGGAAAGAGGGGTAAGGTTTTTGATTAATGACAATGCTGTCATTGAGAGGGCAGGGGACCGAATCTGGATCGCAGGGGTGGATGATCCGTATTACTTTGAGGGTCATGACCTTGACGATGCATTTATGAGTATTCCAAAACATGGTTTTTCCATCCTGGTTGCCCATACCCCGGCGATTTTTAGGGCTGCGGCAGGCTTCGGGCCCAGGCTCTACCTTTGCGGCCATACTCATGCCGGCCAAGTACAGATCCCCGGCATCGGACCGGTGATTACTCATGCCAGGGTGCCGCGAAAATTAGTCTATGGCCAATGGCAGTTTGGTTCCATGATGGGCTATACCAGTTCAGGATTAGGCACTTCGGGCCTTCCGATCCGGTTTGGCTGCCGGGGAGAGGTGGCCCTGATTCGTCTGAAAAGAGGGGCGACGCAACCT